A window from Neobacillus sp. PS3-40 encodes these proteins:
- the rpsR gene encoding 30S ribosomal protein S18, which produces MAGGRKGGRAKRRKVCYFTANGITHIDYKDVDLLKKFISERGKILPRRVTGTNAKYQRKLTVAIKRARMMALLPYVSGE; this is translated from the coding sequence ATGGCAGGTGGACGCAAAGGCGGACGTGCAAAACGTCGTAAAGTTTGTTATTTTACAGCAAACGGAATCACTCACATCGATTATAAAGATGTTGATTTACTTAAGAAATTCATTTCTGAGCGTGGAAAAATCTTACCTCGTCGTGTAACTGGTACAAACGCAAAGTACCAACGCAAATTAACTGTTGCGATTAAACGTGCACGTATGATGGCATTATTACCATATGTTTCAGGTGAATAA
- the ssb gene encoding single-stranded DNA-binding protein, whose amino-acid sequence MMNRVVLVGRLTKDPDLRYTPNGVPVATFTLAVNRSFSNQQGEKETDFINCVVWRRPAENVANFLKKGSLAGVDGRIQTRNYEGQDGKRVYVTEVSAESVQFLEPKNSSGGRSDSDQFGAPREQKAPYGNNNQNQRPNNNNNNNQGFTRMDEDPFAGNGQIDISDDDLPF is encoded by the coding sequence ATGATGAATCGTGTTGTGCTTGTCGGACGTTTAACAAAAGATCCTGATTTGCGTTATACACCAAATGGAGTTCCTGTTGCTACTTTCACCCTTGCCGTAAATCGGTCATTTTCAAATCAGCAAGGTGAAAAAGAAACAGACTTTATTAACTGTGTTGTTTGGCGGCGTCCAGCAGAAAATGTTGCTAATTTTTTAAAAAAAGGCAGCCTAGCTGGAGTTGATGGTCGCATACAAACTCGCAACTACGAAGGACAAGATGGCAAGCGTGTCTATGTTACTGAAGTCTCGGCAGAGAGTGTTCAATTCCTTGAACCTAAAAACTCATCTGGTGGAAGAAGTGACAGCGATCAGTTTGGTGCTCCCAGGGAACAAAAAGCTCCTTATGGAAACAACAATCAGAATCAACGACCAAATAATAATAATAATAATAACCAAGGTTTTACTCGGATGGACGAGGATCCTTTTGCAGGAAATGGGCAAATTGACATCTCTGATGATGATCTTCCATTCTAA
- the rpsF gene encoding 30S ribosomal protein S6: MRKYEIMYIIRPNIEDEAKKALVERFNGILLDNGAETAETKDWGKRRLAYEINDFRDGYYQIAKITSSAAAVEEFSRLAKISEDIIRHIVIKEEV, encoded by the coding sequence ATGAGAAAGTACGAAATCATGTACATCATCCGCCCAAATATTGAAGATGAAGCTAAAAAGGCTCTTGTAGAGCGTTTTAATGGTATTCTTCTAGATAATGGTGCGGAAACAGCTGAAACAAAAGATTGGGGTAAACGCCGTCTTGCATACGAAATCAACGATTTCCGCGACGGATACTACCAAATCGCAAAAATAACATCTTCAGCTGCTGCGGTAGAAGAATTCTCTCGCTTGGCAAAAATTAGCGAAGATATTATTCGCCATATTGTAATTAAAGAAGAAGTTTAA
- the ychF gene encoding redox-regulated ATPase YchF produces the protein MALTAGIVGLPNVGKSTLFNAITQAGAESANYPFCTIDPNVGIVEVPDHRLNKLTELVQPKKTVPTAFEFTDIAGIVKGASKGEGLGNKFLSHIRLVDAICHVVRCFADDNITHVAGRVDPIDDIETINLELILADMESVEKRISRVEKLAKQRDKDSVAEFEVLAMLRDAFEAEKPARTVDFTEDQLKIAKMLHLLTIKPVLYVANVSEDDVADPSSNEYVQKVREFAARDNAEVIVICAKIESEIAELEGEEKTMFLQELGIEESGLDQLIRATYSLLGLATYFTAGVQEVRAWTFRRGMKAPQCAGIIHSDFEKGFIRAETVSYDDLLAAGTMGGAREAGRVRLEGKEYEVKDGDVIHFRFNV, from the coding sequence ATGGCTTTAACCGCTGGGATCGTGGGTTTGCCGAATGTTGGTAAGTCTACTTTATTTAATGCTATTACACAGGCAGGGGCTGAATCTGCAAACTACCCGTTCTGTACGATTGATCCAAATGTAGGAATTGTTGAAGTACCAGACCACCGTTTAAATAAACTAACTGAACTTGTTCAGCCGAAAAAGACTGTCCCGACAGCATTTGAATTTACCGATATTGCTGGGATTGTTAAGGGAGCAAGTAAGGGAGAGGGGCTAGGTAACAAATTCCTTTCGCACATTCGATTAGTGGATGCAATCTGCCATGTTGTTCGTTGTTTTGCTGATGACAATATCACACATGTTGCTGGAAGAGTGGACCCAATTGATGATATTGAAACAATTAATCTAGAATTGATTCTTGCTGATATGGAATCTGTTGAAAAACGAATTAGCCGTGTGGAAAAATTAGCGAAGCAAAGAGATAAGGATTCTGTTGCGGAATTTGAAGTCCTAGCAATGCTTAGGGATGCATTTGAAGCAGAGAAGCCTGCTCGTACAGTTGATTTTACAGAAGATCAGTTGAAAATAGCAAAAATGCTACATCTTTTAACAATTAAGCCCGTACTTTATGTAGCAAACGTTAGTGAAGACGATGTTGCAGATCCTTCCTCAAATGAGTATGTTCAAAAGGTCCGTGAATTTGCTGCTCGAGATAATGCAGAAGTAATTGTTATTTGTGCAAAAATCGAATCTGAAATTGCTGAGCTTGAAGGTGAAGAGAAGACAATGTTTTTACAGGAGTTAGGCATTGAGGAATCAGGTCTGGACCAATTGATTCGTGCCACTTATAGCTTGCTTGGCCTAGCAACTTACTTTACTGCTGGTGTTCAAGAAGTTCGTGCTTGGACGTTCAGAAGAGGAATGAAAGCTCCTCAATGTGCAGGTATCATTCATTCAGACTTTGAAAAAGGATTTATCCGTGCTGAAACCGTTTCTTATGATGATTTATTAGCAGCAGGCACAATGGGCGGAGCACGTGAAGCTGGGAGAGTAAGACTTGAAGGTAAAGAATATGAAGTTAAAGACGGAGATGTTATTCACTTCCGCTTTAATGTTTAA
- a CDS encoding molybdopterin-dependent oxidoreductase, producing the protein MATIHRSACPLNCWDNCGFQVTVENGKVLKVDGDKEHPITKGTICGRGRMLEVRTNSPERLLFPLKKINGEFKKISWEQALNEIGLKMKEIKKKYGSTAVLHSHDYANNGILTNVDQRFFNCYGGVTELVGSLCWGSGIEAQKWDFGNAISHAPDDIHNSKNIIVWGRNAARTNMHFYQKLLEAKKQGAKLYVIDPIFNATAKIANEYISIRPGMDGILAAGIMKEMLRLGLEDRPFIDHFTHGFSDLMDLLDGISLDEISEMTEVPKDVINHLAFVFADKPTSTYMGLGLQRYENGGNTIRLIDAVVALSGNIGIPGGGANYANIQVGQSFDFEQLTLPSRKENLRQFPIMKQAEEVLAAKDPEIKMIFVTCGNPLTQVPDSTIVKEAFTSVSTLVVIEQFMTDTAMLADYVLPTTTVFEEEDLYYSSMYHHYVNYGPKLIDAPGEVKSDLWIWKQLANRLGFGEDFHFTREQWLKMCLNTLEKKGFTLEKLKENHTLDLPVKKIPWDNRSFDTPSGKFEFTSLMGQTKDDNGLLKLSLPAESRWSNPDLAKEFPYSLLTIHPLRSNHSQNYHLFGNTPFVKVEVAKNIAKDHLLQEGDEVRVWNNRGEIKGLVSIFQRAHPNTINIDEGIWNKFGGSVNNLTSSRASDNGLGSTLYDCLVNIEKV; encoded by the coding sequence TTGGCTACTATTCATCGATCTGCTTGTCCTCTAAATTGTTGGGATAACTGTGGCTTTCAGGTAACCGTTGAAAATGGAAAGGTTTTAAAGGTTGATGGGGATAAGGAACATCCTATCACAAAAGGAACTATTTGCGGACGCGGGCGAATGCTTGAAGTACGGACAAATTCACCCGAGAGATTGTTGTTTCCATTAAAAAAAATAAATGGAGAATTTAAAAAAATTTCATGGGAACAGGCTTTAAATGAAATTGGATTAAAGATGAAGGAAATAAAGAAAAAGTATGGATCAACAGCCGTGCTGCATAGCCATGATTATGCAAATAATGGGATCTTAACAAATGTTGATCAGCGGTTTTTTAACTGCTATGGAGGGGTAACGGAACTAGTGGGCTCTCTTTGTTGGGGCTCTGGAATCGAAGCTCAAAAGTGGGATTTTGGTAATGCAATCAGCCATGCACCGGATGATATACATAATAGTAAAAATATCATTGTGTGGGGGAGAAATGCCGCAAGGACTAATATGCACTTTTATCAAAAGCTACTTGAAGCAAAAAAGCAAGGAGCTAAATTATACGTTATTGATCCCATTTTTAACGCAACAGCAAAAATTGCAAATGAATACATTTCGATTCGTCCTGGTATGGATGGAATTCTAGCTGCTGGTATTATGAAGGAAATGCTGCGGCTAGGGTTAGAGGACCGACCATTTATTGATCATTTTACGCACGGTTTTTCCGATTTAATGGACCTCCTTGATGGAATATCCTTGGATGAGATTAGTGAAATGACAGAGGTTCCTAAAGATGTAATCAATCATTTGGCTTTTGTATTTGCAGACAAACCAACATCAACTTATATGGGTCTTGGTCTACAACGTTATGAAAATGGTGGAAATACAATTCGCTTAATTGATGCAGTTGTTGCTCTTAGCGGAAACATAGGAATTCCTGGTGGTGGGGCTAATTATGCCAACATTCAAGTTGGACAGAGTTTCGATTTTGAACAGCTAACACTCCCTAGCCGCAAAGAGAATCTAAGGCAGTTTCCGATTATGAAACAGGCGGAAGAGGTATTAGCTGCAAAAGACCCAGAAATTAAAATGATCTTTGTAACTTGTGGAAATCCACTTACACAAGTCCCTGATTCCACCATTGTAAAGGAAGCCTTCACCTCTGTTTCAACTCTTGTTGTGATTGAACAGTTTATGACGGATACTGCAATGTTAGCTGACTATGTTTTGCCTACAACAACTGTATTTGAGGAGGAAGATTTATATTATTCCTCTATGTATCACCATTATGTCAATTATGGGCCAAAACTTATAGATGCACCTGGTGAGGTTAAATCAGACTTATGGATATGGAAGCAACTAGCTAACAGGCTTGGATTTGGGGAAGATTTTCATTTCACAAGAGAGCAATGGCTAAAGATGTGTCTAAATACTTTAGAGAAAAAAGGGTTTACGCTAGAAAAGCTAAAGGAGAACCATACATTAGACCTTCCAGTTAAAAAGATTCCATGGGATAATCGCAGTTTTGATACACCGAGTGGTAAATTTGAATTTACATCGCTTATGGGTCAAACCAAGGATGATAATGGATTGTTAAAATTATCTCTTCCAGCAGAATCTAGATGGTCAAATCCAGATCTTGCTAAAGAATTTCCTTATAGCTTGTTAACCATACATCCCTTACGTTCTAATCATTCGCAAAATTACCATCTTTTCGGAAATACCCCATTTGTTAAAGTAGAGGTAGCAAAAAATATTGCAAAAGATCATCTTTTACAGGAAGGTGATGAAGTGAGGGTATGGAACAATCGAGGGGAGATTAAAGGACTTGTCTCCATCTTTCAAAGAGCCCATCCTAACACAATTAATATAGATGAAGGAATTTGGAATAAATTTGGGGGATCTGTTAATAATCTTACCTCAAGTAGGGCATCTGATAATGGACTTGGAAGTACATTATATGATTGTCTGGTAAATATTGAAAAAGTATAA
- a CDS encoding DUF951 family protein, with translation MEQKEFTLNDIVEMKKAHPCGVNRWKIIRMGMDVRIKCEGCSHSVLIPRREFSRKMKKILVKHEE, from the coding sequence ATGGAGCAAAAAGAATTTACACTTAATGACATTGTTGAAATGAAAAAAGCACATCCTTGTGGTGTCAATCGGTGGAAAATTATTCGTATGGGCATGGATGTACGAATAAAGTGTGAAGGCTGTTCCCACAGCGTTTTAATCCCTCGGCGAGAGTTTTCTCGAAAAATGAAAAAGATTTTGGTGAAGCATGAAGAATAA
- a CDS encoding mechanosensitive ion channel family protein: MIPTEKVINRMTERLVDEGMWLTIGEGVIKIVAIMVISSILIRLGKVAIHNMFKIRNRSPLRTSERREATIEKLIDSILSYVVYFISFLMILSVLTIDVKALLAGAGIVGLAVGFGAQNLVKDILSGFFIIFEDQFSVGDHIRVGQFEGGVEAIGLRTTKIKSWTGELHILPNGSISEVTNFSLNNSVAVVDVGISYKEDIEKAERVISDILEKMPEQFEDIVNVPELLGVQNIGPTEIVLRIVAETLPMKHFYIARMIRKEVKLHLDQNGIEVPLPRLVMYSKEIEPTKQPDV, translated from the coding sequence ATGATTCCTACTGAAAAGGTTATTAACAGAATGACTGAAAGGTTAGTAGATGAAGGAATGTGGTTGACGATTGGTGAAGGAGTTATAAAGATTGTAGCGATTATGGTTATTTCCAGTATCCTAATAAGACTTGGGAAAGTAGCCATTCATAATATGTTTAAAATCAGGAATCGATCTCCGTTAAGGACTTCTGAACGAAGAGAAGCAACCATCGAAAAGCTTATTGATAGTATTCTTTCGTATGTTGTTTATTTTATTTCCTTTTTGATGATCCTGTCGGTTTTAACGATTGATGTGAAGGCCTTACTTGCTGGAGCAGGAATAGTAGGACTCGCAGTAGGTTTTGGGGCACAAAACTTAGTAAAGGATATTCTGTCAGGATTCTTTATTATTTTTGAAGATCAATTTTCCGTGGGTGACCATATTCGTGTTGGACAATTTGAGGGTGGTGTAGAAGCCATCGGTTTAAGAACAACAAAAATTAAAAGTTGGACTGGGGAGCTTCATATACTACCTAATGGAAGTATCTCTGAAGTTACAAATTTTTCATTAAACAATAGTGTAGCAGTTGTTGATGTAGGTATTTCTTATAAGGAAGATATTGAAAAGGCGGAGAGGGTCATTAGTGACATTCTTGAAAAAATGCCTGAGCAATTTGAAGATATTGTCAATGTGCCTGAGCTTTTAGGTGTACAAAATATTGGCCCTACTGAGATTGTGTTAAGGATTGTGGCGGAAACCTTGCCGATGAAACATTTTTATATTGCCAGGATGATTAGAAAAGAAGTTAAGCTTCATCTTGACCAAAATGGGATCGAAGTACCACTTCCAAGACTTGTAATGTATTCTAAGGAGATAGAACCAACAAAACAACCTGATGTTTAA
- the yyaC gene encoding spore protease YyaC codes for MNLKPSFFDGKLKERIPHDDSQAAEQLAIKLTSYFPVIVSRPIVFVCIGTDRSTGDSLGPLIGTLLEEKNIPSFFIYGTLDDPIHAVNLAEKLKEIKEKHFHPFIIGIDACLGRVKNVGMIEIGDGPVKPGAGVNKELPPVGNIHITGIVNVSGFMEFFVLQNTRLNLVLKIAKTITNGIYKASVLYSKNSEKPNYNWQKESTQSK; via the coding sequence ATGAATCTAAAGCCAAGCTTTTTTGACGGAAAATTAAAGGAAAGAATTCCCCATGATGATAGTCAAGCTGCAGAGCAACTAGCTATCAAGCTAACTTCATATTTTCCTGTCATTGTAAGCCGCCCGATTGTATTTGTCTGTATTGGTACAGACCGTTCCACTGGTGATTCATTAGGACCGCTTATAGGCACCCTGCTTGAAGAAAAAAATATCCCCTCTTTTTTCATTTATGGCACACTTGACGACCCTATTCATGCTGTTAATCTAGCAGAAAAACTCAAGGAAATTAAGGAAAAACATTTTCATCCTTTTATTATTGGCATTGATGCCTGCTTAGGAAGAGTGAAAAATGTTGGCATGATTGAAATTGGAGATGGGCCCGTCAAACCTGGGGCAGGTGTTAATAAAGAACTTCCACCGGTTGGGAATATTCATATTACTGGAATTGTTAATGTAAGTGGATTTATGGAATTTTTTGTCCTCCAAAATACACGATTAAATTTAGTATTAAAAATCGCCAAAACAATCACAAATGGTATCTACAAGGCAAGCGTTTTATATTCTAAAAATTCAGAGAAACCAAATTACAATTGGCAGAAGGAATCAACTCAATCGAAATAA
- a CDS encoding DUF554 domain-containing protein, translating to MFLLGTLVNGVLIIIGSLLGKLLHRIPEGMKSTVMYAIGLSVMVLGLQMGLKSQNFLIVILSLVIGSVIGELLRLEDRLNDLGQWLEGKVGSSGKGSISEGFVTATLIFVIGAMAIIGALDSGIRGDHAVLFTKSIIDGFTSLILTTTLGIGVLFSAIPVVLYEGIIALFATQIDQFVPQALMDQFITEMTSTGGIMIFAIGLNLTGIIKIRVANFLPGIVVTAVIVTILHYYHQFI from the coding sequence ATGTTTTTACTCGGAACTCTTGTAAACGGAGTATTGATTATTATTGGATCGCTTCTTGGAAAGTTGCTTCATCGAATTCCTGAGGGTATGAAATCAACTGTGATGTATGCGATTGGTTTATCTGTAATGGTATTGGGATTACAAATGGGATTAAAAAGCCAAAATTTCTTAATCGTCATTTTAAGTTTAGTAATTGGATCGGTAATTGGAGAACTGCTAAGGTTGGAAGACAGATTAAATGATTTGGGACAATGGCTTGAAGGAAAAGTTGGATCGAGTGGAAAAGGAAGTATATCAGAAGGATTTGTAACTGCTACTTTAATCTTTGTTATTGGGGCAATGGCCATTATTGGGGCACTGGATAGTGGGATTCGCGGGGATCATGCCGTTTTGTTCACAAAATCTATTATTGATGGCTTTACCTCACTTATCCTAACAACTACGCTGGGTATTGGCGTTTTATTTTCTGCTATTCCTGTTGTGCTCTATGAAGGAATAATTGCCCTGTTTGCTACGCAGATTGATCAATTTGTTCCCCAAGCATTAATGGATCAATTTATAACAGAAATGACTTCAACAGGCGGTATCATGATCTTTGCTATAGGGCTAAATCTCACAGGAATTATCAAAATTAGAGTGGCTAATTTTTTGCCTGGGATTGTGGTCACTGCTGTTATTGTTACGATTTTACATTATTATCATCAATTTATATGA
- a CDS encoding ParB/RepB/Spo0J family partition protein: MAKGLGKGLNAFFTNMEVEKEETVQEIKVKELRPNPYQPRKNFQQDAIDELKKSILEHGILQPIIVRKSIKGYEIVVGERRFRAAKEAKLETVPAVVRELSEQQMMELGVLENLQREDLNPIEEGLAYQMLMEKLSLTQEEVAKRLSKSRPHIANHIRLLSLPPKIQELISTGKISMGHGRALLGLRQKEKLPILLEKVLNENLNVRQLEKLIQQLNENVSRETKKPEKKRDVFLLEREHSLREMFGTTVNIKQSKNKGKIEIEFFSKEDLERILELLNQESSL; the protein is encoded by the coding sequence ATGGCTAAAGGTTTAGGAAAAGGCTTGAATGCATTTTTTACAAATATGGAAGTTGAAAAAGAAGAGACAGTTCAAGAGATTAAGGTTAAAGAGCTTCGGCCCAATCCTTACCAGCCCAGAAAGAACTTCCAACAAGATGCAATCGATGAACTAAAAAAGTCAATTTTGGAGCACGGAATCCTACAACCAATTATTGTGAGAAAAAGTATTAAAGGGTATGAAATTGTTGTTGGCGAAAGACGATTTCGCGCTGCAAAAGAAGCCAAACTAGAAACAGTTCCTGCGGTTGTCAGAGAACTTTCTGAACAACAAATGATGGAATTGGGAGTGCTAGAGAACCTTCAAAGGGAAGATTTAAACCCAATTGAAGAGGGGCTTGCCTATCAAATGCTCATGGAAAAATTAAGTTTAACACAGGAAGAAGTAGCAAAACGGTTAAGTAAAAGTAGACCACATATTGCTAATCATATCCGTTTATTATCTCTCCCTCCAAAAATTCAAGAGTTGATATCAACAGGAAAAATCAGTATGGGACATGGGCGTGCTCTTTTGGGTCTTCGACAAAAGGAAAAACTCCCAATCCTTCTGGAAAAGGTCCTAAATGAAAATCTAAATGTTCGTCAGCTTGAAAAATTAATTCAGCAATTGAATGAAAATGTTTCACGTGAAACAAAGAAACCTGAAAAGAAAAGAGATGTATTCTTGTTGGAACGTGAGCATTCACTAAGAGAAATGTTTGGTACAACAGTTAATATCAAACAATCAAAAAACAAGGGGAAAATTGAAATTGAATTTTTCTCTAAGGAAGATTTAGAGCGCATTTTGGAACTACTTAATCAGGAATCATCCCTTTAA
- a CDS encoding AAA family ATPase, whose translation MSKILAIANQKGGVGKTTTSVNLGACLAYIGKKVLLVDIDPQGNATSGIGIEKAEVDQCIYDVIVDDVEAKDVIRSTSVENLFAIPATIQLAGAEIELVPTISREVRLKRALEEVKNNFDYIIIDCPPSLGLLTINALTASDAVLIPVQCEYYALEGLSQLLNTVRLVQKHLNHDLKIEGVLLTMLDARTNLGIQVIEEVKKYFQDKVYKTIIPRNIRLSEAPSHGEPIITYDPKSRGAEVYLDLAKEVVSNG comes from the coding sequence GTGAGCAAAATCCTTGCAATCGCGAATCAAAAAGGTGGAGTCGGCAAAACGACAACCTCTGTCAACCTAGGCGCCTGCTTAGCATACATAGGGAAAAAAGTATTACTCGTTGACATAGACCCACAGGGGAATGCAACAAGTGGTATTGGAATTGAAAAAGCAGAAGTCGACCAATGTATCTATGATGTTATAGTAGACGATGTAGAGGCAAAGGATGTAATTAGGTCTACATCCGTAGAAAATTTATTTGCCATCCCAGCAACTATTCAACTGGCTGGGGCTGAAATTGAGTTAGTTCCGACAATTTCTAGAGAGGTTCGACTAAAACGAGCTCTAGAAGAAGTAAAAAATAACTTTGACTATATTATTATTGATTGTCCTCCATCATTAGGTTTATTAACCATCAATGCACTTACTGCCTCTGATGCAGTTCTCATCCCAGTTCAATGTGAATACTACGCTTTAGAAGGGTTAAGCCAGTTGTTAAATACGGTTCGACTCGTCCAAAAGCATTTAAATCATGATTTAAAAATTGAAGGCGTCTTGTTAACGATGTTGGACGCGCGTACAAATTTAGGTATACAAGTTATTGAAGAAGTTAAAAAATACTTTCAAGATAAAGTTTACAAAACCATTATTCCAAGGAATATACGTCTAAGCGAAGCTCCAAGTCACGGGGAGCCAATCATTACATATGATCCAAAATCCCGCGGAGCCGAAGTGTATTTAGATTTGGCGAAGGAAGTGGTTTCGAATGGCTAA
- the noc gene encoding nucleoid occlusion protein: protein MKHSITRFFGLGEKGEQVENDQDLDKEEKIVQSQQEEIRKIPIDSIVPNRFQPRTVFDDGKIEELSRTIHIHGIIQPIVVREFEVDKFEIIAGERRWRAMKKLGWDVVPAIINNLSDSETASVALIENLQREELSPIEEAIAYGKLLEIHNLTQEALAQRLGKGQSTVANKLRLLKLPQVVQDALLNKLITERHARSLIPLKDPEKQAKLLEEIMEKNLNVKQTEERVVRLLEHKNQKPKPKRKAFSKDMRIAVNTIRQSLNMVSDNGINLNSEEEEFEDFYQFTIRIPKKK, encoded by the coding sequence ATGAAGCATTCGATTACACGCTTTTTTGGCCTCGGCGAAAAGGGAGAGCAAGTTGAGAATGATCAAGATTTAGATAAAGAAGAAAAAATAGTTCAAAGTCAACAAGAAGAAATAAGAAAAATACCAATTGATAGTATTGTTCCCAATAGATTTCAGCCTCGAACGGTTTTTGATGATGGAAAAATCGAAGAATTATCACGGACGATTCATATTCATGGTATTATTCAACCAATTGTTGTCAGGGAATTCGAAGTAGATAAATTTGAAATTATTGCAGGAGAACGACGGTGGCGGGCTATGAAGAAGCTTGGCTGGGATGTTGTACCAGCAATAATAAATAATTTAAGTGATTCTGAAACAGCTTCTGTTGCCTTGATTGAAAATTTACAACGTGAAGAACTTTCGCCTATTGAAGAAGCAATCGCATATGGGAAATTGTTGGAAATTCATAATTTAACTCAAGAAGCGCTTGCCCAGCGCCTTGGAAAAGGGCAATCAACAGTTGCTAATAAACTACGTCTTCTTAAATTACCACAGGTGGTACAGGATGCTTTATTAAATAAACTTATTACTGAACGCCATGCTCGTTCACTTATACCGCTAAAAGATCCTGAAAAACAGGCTAAGCTATTAGAAGAAATTATGGAAAAAAATCTAAATGTTAAGCAAACAGAGGAACGTGTGGTTCGCCTACTTGAACATAAGAATCAAAAACCAAAGCCAAAAAGAAAGGCCTTTAGTAAGGATATGAGAATAGCAGTTAATACTATTCGTCAATCTCTTAATATGGTGTCTGATAATGGTATAAATTTAAACTCCGAAGAGGAAGAATTTGAGGATTTTTATCAATTTACAATTCGGATACCAAAGAAAAAATAA
- the rsmG gene encoding 16S rRNA (guanine(527)-N(7))-methyltransferase RsmG: protein MIIKQFEANLKEKGILLTAQQLQQFEIYYETLVEWNEKMNLTAITEKEDVYLKHFYDSITAAFFFDFSKPFHLCDVGAGAGFPSIPLKIAFPHLEITIVDSLNKRITFLNHLATVLELEKVHFIHERAELFGVNPTYRESYDVVTARAVARLSVLSELCLPLVKVGGHFIAMKAAHAQEELETGQKAISLLGGKVEKAFVFTLPIEDSERNILVIKKEKQTPKKYPRKPGTPNKMPIE, encoded by the coding sequence ATGATTATTAAACAATTTGAAGCTAACCTTAAAGAAAAAGGGATACTTTTAACAGCACAACAATTGCAACAGTTTGAAATATATTACGAAACGCTTGTTGAATGGAATGAAAAAATGAACCTAACTGCCATAACAGAAAAAGAAGATGTTTATTTGAAACATTTTTATGATTCGATTACGGCTGCATTTTTCTTTGACTTTTCAAAGCCTTTCCATTTATGCGATGTTGGAGCAGGGGCAGGATTCCCAAGTATTCCGTTAAAGATTGCCTTTCCACATTTGGAAATAACGATTGTCGATTCATTAAATAAACGGATAACATTCTTAAATCATCTTGCTACCGTTTTAGAACTTGAAAAAGTGCATTTTATTCATGAACGGGCTGAATTATTCGGAGTTAACCCAACATATCGTGAATCGTATGATGTTGTTACTGCAAGAGCAGTAGCAAGACTTTCTGTTTTAAGCGAACTTTGTTTACCACTAGTAAAAGTAGGTGGACACTTTATTGCGATGAAGGCAGCCCATGCACAGGAAGAATTAGAAACTGGGCAAAAGGCTATTTCCCTCCTTGGAGGAAAGGTAGAGAAGGCGTTTGTTTTTACTCTACCAATTGAAGATAGTGAGAGAAATATCTTAGTGATCAAAAAAGAAAAACAAACGCCAAAAAAATATCCACGCAAACCAGGTACTCCAAATAAAATGCCGATAGAATAG